The Lacerta agilis isolate rLacAgi1 chromosome 5, rLacAgi1.pri, whole genome shotgun sequence genome has a segment encoding these proteins:
- the KLHL6 gene encoding kelch-like protein 6: MGDIVKKNLEEESLLPLENECSRNMGELVEVSISERVKFDDTGLSMVLQNGLENLRLENSLTDVTLCVGNMKFSCHRVVLAAASNYFRAMFCNDLKEKYEEKIVIKGVDAETMQILLDYTYTSKVLITKENVQKVLEAASLFQFLRMVEACSNFLNEALHPENCVGILRLADAHSLDKLKQQVKGYIIQNFSQVLNYDEFLELPVDVLYSMLKSDELCVTDEAQVFEMVINWVHYKIAERLPLLAYILEGVRLPLLDPWYFVETVEAEPLIRQCPGVFPLLQEARMYHLSGNEIISERTKPRMHEFQSEVFMIIGGCTKDEKFVAEVTCLDPLRRSRLEVAKMPNTEQETECENKKWVEFACATLKNEVYISGGKETQHEVWKYNSSINKWIQIEYLNVGRWRHKMAVLGGKVYVIGGYDGIQRINSVETYDSFHNCWSEAAPLMVNVSSFGAASYKKKLYVIGGGPNGKLATDKTQCYDPATNNWTLKSPMPVEAKCVNATSFHDHIYVVGGAMRAVYSYSPLTDTWCLATQLSHERASCGIAPCNNKLFITGGRDEKNDVIATVLCWDAETQKLTEECVLPRGVSHHGSVTLRKSYTYIRKVVPGAVSV, encoded by the exons ATGGGAGACATAGTGAAGAAGAACTTGGAGGAGGAATCTCTGTTGCCTTTGGAAAATGAGTGTTCCAGGAACATGGGAGAGCTTGTGGAGGTCTCCATCAGTGAAAGGGTTAAGTTTGATGACACAGGCCTATCCATGGTGCTGCAGAACGGCTTGGAGAACCTGCGACTGGAAAACTCTCTCACAGATGTTACCCTGTGTGTGGGCAACATGAAATTCTCATGCCACCGAGTGGTTCTAGCAGCGGCAAGCAATTATTTTAG GGCAATGTTTTGCAACGACTTGAAAGAAAAGTATGAAGAAAAAATAGTAATTAAGGGAGTTGATGCTGAAACAATGCAGATTCTTTTGGATTACACTTACACAAGCAAAGTGCTGATCACTAAGGAAAATGTCCAGAAAGTCCTGGAAGCCGCTAGTCTTTTTCAG TTTTTGCGAATGGTAGAAGCTTGCTCCAATTTTCTCAATGAAGCTCTTCATCCAGAAAACTGTGTTGGGATTCTGAGACTGGCTGATGCTCATTCACTTGATAAACTGAAGCAGCAGGTCAAGGGATATATTATTCAGAATTTTTCCCAAGTACTGAATTACGATGAGTTCTTAGAACTGCCTGTGGATGTCCTATATAGTATGCTAAAGAGTGATGAACTCTGTGTCACTGACGAAGCTCAAGTGTTTGAAATGGTTATAAACTGGGTGCATTACAAAATAGCAGAAAGACTTCCTCTCCTGGCTTACATCCTTGAGGGTGTCAGACTACCCCTTCTGGACCCTTGGTATTTTGTAGAGACTGTAGAAGCTGAGCCACTGATCCGACAGTGCCCTGGTGTCTTTCCTCTGCTTCAAGAAGCCAGAATGTACCATCTATCAGGGAACGAG ATCATTTCTGAAAGAACAAAGCCGAGAATGCACGAATTCCAGTCAGAGGTCTTCATGATCATAGGTGGCTGCACAAAGGATGAAAAGTTTGTAGCTGAAGTCACCTGCCTTGATCCTTTGAGGCGCAGTCGTTTGGAAGTGGCAAAAATGCCAAACACGGAACAAGAAACCGAGTGTGAGAATAAAAAATGGGTGGAGTTTGCTTGTGCCACATTAAAAAATGAAGTCTACATATCAG GAGGGAAAGAAACGCAGCACGAAGTTTGGAAATATAATTCATCCATCAACAAATGGATCCAAATTGAATATTTGAACGTTGGAAGATGGAGACACAAAATGGCCGTGTTGGGTGGCAAAGTGTATGTCATTGGAGGTTACGACGGTATACAAAGAATCAACAGTGTGGAGACATATGATTCTTTTCACAACTGTTGGTCAGAG GCAGCTCCTCTCATGGTCAACGTCAGTTCATTTGGGGCCGCCAGTTACAAGAAGAAGCTCTATGTGATTGGAGGAGGACCTAATGGGAAGCTGGCCACGGACAAAACACAATGTTATGACCCAGCAACAAACAACTGGACCTTAAAATCACCCATGCCTGTTGAGGCAAAATGTGTCAATGCCACCAGTTTCCATGACCACATCTATGTTGTTG GTGGAGCTATGAGGGCAGTCTATTCTTACAGCCCACTCACAGACACCTGGTGCCTAGCGACCCAGTTAAGCCACGAACGAGCAAGTTGTGGGATTGCTCCTTGCAACAACAAGCTGTTCATCACCGGAGGACGAGACGAGAAGAACGACGTCATTGCCACTGTGCTGTGTTGGGATGCTGAGACCCAGAAACTGACGGAAGAATGTGTCCTCCCCCGCGGAGTCTCCCATCACGGAAGTGTCACTCTCCGGAAGTCCTACACATATATCCGCAAGGTGGTGCCTGGAGCAGTCTCAGTTTGA